In Candidatus Cloacimonas sp., a genomic segment contains:
- the queA gene encoding tRNA preQ1(34) S-adenosylmethionine ribosyltransferase-isomerase QueA, translating to MTPDLLATETYNYYLPKELIAQFPAAERTASRLMQVKRKSGEIIHRRFADIVQLLNEGDLVIINSSKVIPARLYATKETGTTIEILLLNKLNENTWQCIASPGKKVKQPQWLYFSDNLSGFISKGNSDGFREISFTCKNDFWQELNRIGHIPLPPYIERSDTALDSERYQTVYAKENGSIAAPTAGLHFDAQTLTALKEKGVLFSEVILHIGIGTFRPVKTERIIDHKMHSELVTIPQATADSINLAKKEGRRIVCIGTTSTRSVESFWQEGKMQSGSKWTDIFIYPGFQFQVTDALLTNFHLPKSTLLMMITAFGGYQTIIQAYNIAVQEKYRFFSYGDAMFIED from the coding sequence ATGACACCTGATCTTTTAGCTACTGAGACCTACAATTATTATCTGCCGAAGGAATTGATTGCCCAATTTCCTGCAGCGGAAAGAACTGCCTCACGCCTGATGCAGGTTAAAAGAAAAAGCGGAGAAATAATTCATCGCAGGTTCGCGGATATTGTTCAACTGCTGAACGAAGGGGATTTAGTAATCATTAACAGCAGCAAAGTTATTCCTGCTCGCCTTTATGCTACAAAAGAAACAGGTACCACAATAGAAATTCTGCTGCTGAATAAACTAAATGAAAACACTTGGCAGTGTATTGCCTCTCCGGGGAAAAAAGTTAAACAGCCCCAATGGCTGTATTTTTCGGATAATTTAAGCGGCTTCATCAGTAAGGGCAATAGTGATGGCTTCCGAGAGATTAGTTTCACTTGCAAAAATGATTTCTGGCAAGAGCTTAACCGCATCGGGCACATCCCTTTGCCTCCATATATTGAACGCAGTGATACTGCTTTGGATAGCGAAAGGTATCAAACTGTTTATGCCAAAGAAAATGGCTCTATTGCAGCTCCTACCGCGGGTTTGCATTTTGACGCCCAAACCCTTACAGCCCTGAAAGAGAAAGGCGTGCTTTTCAGCGAAGTTATTTTACACATTGGCATTGGAACTTTCCGTCCGGTAAAAACGGAACGCATAATAGACCATAAAATGCATTCCGAACTGGTTACAATACCTCAAGCTACAGCAGACAGCATCAATTTAGCCAAAAAAGAAGGCAGAAGAATCGTCTGCATTGGAACAACCAGCACCCGCAGCGTAGAAAGCTTTTGGCAGGAAGGAAAAATGCAAAGCGGTTCAAAGTGGACTGATATCTTTATCTATCCCGGTTTTCAATTTCAAGTAACGGATGCTTTGCTCACCAATTTTCACCTGCCCAAATCTACCCTTTTAATGATGATAACTGCTTTCGGCGGCTATCAAACTATTATCCAGGCATACAATATTGCCGTTCAGGAAAAATACCGTTTTTTCAGTTACGGCGATGCAATGTTTATTGAGGATTGA